A region of Moorena sp. SIOASIH DNA encodes the following proteins:
- a CDS encoding chlorophyll a/b-binding protein — MTQEQESKFGFTNFAETWNGRLAMLGFAIGLATELLTGNGILEQLGLI, encoded by the coding sequence ATGACTCAAGAGCAAGAATCTAAGTTCGGTTTCACCAACTTTGCTGAAACTTGGAATGGCCGTTTGGCAATGCTTGGTTTCGCCATTGGCTTGGCTACTGAGTTGCTTACTGGTAACGGAATTCTGGAACAACTAGGTCTGATTTGA
- a CDS encoding sorbosone dehydrogenase family protein, producing the protein MNSPRFLILQLLMTTVVACASTSTSTQAPAAPIVQKSSSEESPQIAQAPTQTNGLPTKTLIDTKPLTPQPIQITLNDLPQPFATTSASRPPNVVAVPSNPSLKVPAGFQVNVFADGLDRPRWLALTPTGDILVTETRANRIRLLRDRNGDGVADLKKTFASASNGLNIPFGMAFADQYFFLGNTNAVLRFPYTKGQEQLAGKGQKIADLPGGGYNQHWTRNVVVSPNLNKIYVSIGSRSNVDREPLPRASVQVMNLDGSNQQTFAYGLRNPVGLDFHPITGELYTTVNERDLIGDDLVPDYFTRIRQGEFYGWPYAYLAPHLIDPRQTRNGQSIKPELVAQTRTPDVLFQAHSAALGLQFYDGQTFPAKYRNGAFVAFRGSWNRNRGTGYKVVFVPFKTDRRPLGYYEDFLTGFLIDSSGPTTWGRPVGLLVLKDGSLLVTEEANNRIYRIQYRNTNP; encoded by the coding sequence ATGAACTCCCCACGTTTCCTGATCCTGCAACTGCTGATGACTACGGTAGTAGCCTGTGCTTCAACCAGCACCTCAACTCAAGCACCTGCTGCACCGATTGTACAAAAGTCCTCGTCTGAGGAATCTCCCCAAATTGCTCAGGCACCTACACAAACAAATGGTTTACCGACAAAAACCCTAATAGATACGAAACCCCTGACACCCCAACCGATTCAAATTACCCTGAATGATTTACCGCAACCCTTTGCTACTACTAGCGCCTCTCGACCTCCAAATGTGGTAGCAGTACCATCTAACCCAAGCCTAAAAGTACCAGCGGGTTTCCAAGTTAACGTATTTGCTGATGGGTTAGACCGTCCCCGCTGGCTAGCACTTACTCCCACTGGGGATATCTTGGTCACAGAAACTCGGGCAAATCGTATTCGTTTATTGCGCGATCGCAATGGTGATGGAGTTGCTGATCTCAAAAAAACCTTTGCTAGTGCTAGTAATGGGTTAAATATTCCCTTTGGCATGGCGTTTGCTGATCAATACTTCTTCTTGGGCAACACTAATGCTGTACTCCGGTTTCCCTACACTAAAGGTCAAGAGCAACTCGCTGGCAAAGGTCAAAAAATTGCTGACCTCCCTGGCGGTGGCTACAACCAGCATTGGACACGCAATGTAGTAGTATCTCCCAACCTCAACAAAATCTACGTCTCTATTGGTTCACGGTCTAATGTCGATAGGGAACCCCTACCCCGAGCATCGGTACAGGTGATGAACCTGGACGGCTCAAACCAACAGACCTTTGCCTATGGCTTACGTAATCCTGTCGGTCTCGACTTTCACCCAATTACTGGTGAACTTTACACTACCGTCAATGAACGAGATCTGATCGGAGATGACCTAGTTCCTGATTACTTCACCCGCATTCGCCAAGGGGAATTCTATGGTTGGCCCTATGCCTATTTAGCCCCCCATCTCATCGATCCCCGTCAAACCCGCAATGGTCAAAGCATCAAACCTGAACTGGTTGCCCAAACCCGAACTCCCGATGTCTTGTTCCAAGCGCACTCAGCAGCACTAGGATTGCAATTTTATGATGGACAGACCTTTCCAGCAAAGTATCGTAACGGTGCCTTTGTAGCGTTTCGTGGTTCTTGGAATCGTAACCGAGGCACCGGTTACAAGGTTGTCTTTGTTCCCTTCAAAACTGATAGACGACCATTAGGCTACTATGAAGATTTTCTGACCGGTTTTCTGATCGATTCCTCAGGACCAACCACCTGGGGACGTCCAGTTGGGTTGCTGGTACTAAAAGATGGCAGTCTGCTAGTCACAGAAGAAGCCAACAACCGAATTTACCGGATCCAATACCGCAATACTAACCCGTGA